The following coding sequences lie in one Arachis stenosperma cultivar V10309 chromosome 5, arast.V10309.gnm1.PFL2, whole genome shotgun sequence genomic window:
- the LOC130979533 gene encoding probable ribose-5-phosphate isomerase 2 isoform X2, producing the protein MPIPCAHFIASEKAAMEAGLLLPSSSLSQLILTQDDLKKIAAYKAVEYIESGMVLGLGTGSTAKHAVDRIGKLLRQGKLKDIVGIPTSKKTHEQALSLGIPLSDLDSHPVVDLAIDGADEVDPYLNLVKGRGGSLLREKMVEGACKKFVVIVDESKLVNYIGGSGLAMPVEVIQFCWKFTASRLQNLFQESGCVAKLRTLGEKAEPYVTDNGNYIIDLYFKQSIGDLKAASDSILQIAGVVEHGMFIDMATTVIVAGLDFMEVTFFGPNK; encoded by the coding sequence ATGCCAATCCCCTGCGCCCATTTCATTGCCTCGGAGAAAGCAGCCATGGAAGCTGGCCTTCTTCTcccctcttcctctctctctcagCTCATTCTCACCCAAGACGATTTGAAGAAAATCGCCGCCTACAAAGCCGTCGAGTACATCGAATCCGGTATGGTTCTCGGCCTCGGAACCGGCTCCACTGCCAAACACGCCGTCGACCGAATCGGCAAGCTTCTCCGTCAGGGCAAGCTCAAGGACATCGTCGGAATCCCCACTTCCAAGAAGACGCACGAGCAAGCCCTCTCTCTCGGGATCCCCTTGTCGGATCTGGACTCTCACCCCGTCGTTGATCTCGCCATTGACGGCGCCGACGAGGTTGATCCTTACCTTAACCTCGTCAAGGGCCGCGGTGGCTCCCTCTTGAGGGAGAAGATGGTTGAAGGTGCTTGCAAGAAGTTCGTTGTAATCGTCGATGAGTCCAAACTCGTTAACTATATTGGTGGTAGCGGTTTGGCTATGCCCGTTGAAGTTATTCAATTTTGTTGGAAGTTCACTGCTTCCAGGCTTCAGAATCTctttcaggaatctggttgcgtTGCAAAGCTCAGAACTTTGGGCGAAAAGGCTGAGCCTTATGTCACTGATAATGGCAACTATATCATTGATTTGTATTTCAAGCAGAGTATTGGGGATTTGAAGGCTGCCAGCGATTCCATTCTGCAAATCGCCGGTGTTGTGGAGCATGGAATGTTCATTGACATGGCTACCACTGTTATTGTTGCAG
- the LOC130979533 gene encoding probable ribose-5-phosphate isomerase 2 isoform X3: protein MPIPCAHFIASEKAAMEAGLLLPSSSLSQLILTQDDLKKIAAYKAVEYIESGMVLGLGTGSTAKHAVDRIGKLLRQGKLKDIVGIPTSKKTHEQALSLGIPLSDLDSHPVVDLAIDGADEVDPYLNLVKGRGGSLLREKMVEGACKKFVVIVDESKLVNYIGGSGLAMPVEVIQFCWKFTASRLQNLFQESGCVAKLRTLGEKAEPYVTDNGNYIIDLYFKQSIGDLKAASDSILQIAGVVEHGMFIDMATTVIVAGELGLTVKNK, encoded by the coding sequence ATGCCAATCCCCTGCGCCCATTTCATTGCCTCGGAGAAAGCAGCCATGGAAGCTGGCCTTCTTCTcccctcttcctctctctctcagCTCATTCTCACCCAAGACGATTTGAAGAAAATCGCCGCCTACAAAGCCGTCGAGTACATCGAATCCGGTATGGTTCTCGGCCTCGGAACCGGCTCCACTGCCAAACACGCCGTCGACCGAATCGGCAAGCTTCTCCGTCAGGGCAAGCTCAAGGACATCGTCGGAATCCCCACTTCCAAGAAGACGCACGAGCAAGCCCTCTCTCTCGGGATCCCCTTGTCGGATCTGGACTCTCACCCCGTCGTTGATCTCGCCATTGACGGCGCCGACGAGGTTGATCCTTACCTTAACCTCGTCAAGGGCCGCGGTGGCTCCCTCTTGAGGGAGAAGATGGTTGAAGGTGCTTGCAAGAAGTTCGTTGTAATCGTCGATGAGTCCAAACTCGTTAACTATATTGGTGGTAGCGGTTTGGCTATGCCCGTTGAAGTTATTCAATTTTGTTGGAAGTTCACTGCTTCCAGGCTTCAGAATCTctttcaggaatctggttgcgtTGCAAAGCTCAGAACTTTGGGCGAAAAGGCTGAGCCTTATGTCACTGATAATGGCAACTATATCATTGATTTGTATTTCAAGCAGAGTATTGGGGATTTGAAGGCTGCCAGCGATTCCATTCTGCAAATCGCCGGTGTTGTGGAGCATGGAATGTTCATTGACATGGCTACCACTGTTATTGTTGCAGGTGAACTTGGCCTAACTGTCAAGAATAAGTAG